A window of Orenia marismortui DSM 5156 contains these coding sequences:
- a CDS encoding Fic family protein → MKPFKPLQLPIEDHIKPLEFYNELISANTNVGKFQVMLKKSKINEDFLITPLSLQEALQSTKIEGTQVTFDEVLEFDIDKKEKNDDAQEVLNYYEALQYGKRALSRLPISTRMFKELHQILLSGGVRGESRAPGEYRSIQNFIGPEGCTIKTATFVPPEPQSVNLCMSNLEKYINEPKDSLHPLVRIAIIHAQFETIHPFLDGNGRIGRILIPLYLYDVELIDSPNLFISETLEKDKHKYYRLLNGTRSEDGWNEWIKFFLESVNKQALKNINIVDEIDKLYEQDLEKTMNLINSTNVVDLIKSMFQRPIFDVKTISALAGIPDSTCRRYLSILEEERIIYSDNKVRNRKYYYYNLLDLLR, encoded by the coding sequence ATGAAACCATTTAAGCCGCTTCAATTGCCGATAGAAGATCATATAAAACCTTTAGAATTTTACAATGAGTTAATTTCTGCTAATACAAATGTAGGTAAATTTCAGGTAATGTTAAAAAAGTCAAAGATAAATGAAGATTTTCTTATTACTCCTTTGAGTTTACAAGAAGCACTTCAGTCAACTAAGATTGAGGGTACACAAGTTACATTTGATGAAGTTCTAGAATTTGATATCGATAAGAAAGAAAAAAATGATGATGCTCAAGAAGTATTAAATTACTATGAAGCTTTACAGTATGGTAAACGGGCTTTATCGAGATTACCTATTTCAACTCGTATGTTTAAAGAGCTTCATCAAATATTATTGAGTGGTGGAGTGAGAGGTGAAAGTAGAGCACCAGGTGAATATCGTTCTATACAAAATTTTATAGGTCCAGAAGGATGTACTATAAAAACAGCAACTTTTGTACCACCAGAGCCACAATCAGTAAATTTATGTATGTCTAATTTAGAAAAATATATAAATGAACCTAAAGATAGTTTGCATCCTTTGGTTAGAATTGCAATTATTCATGCTCAATTTGAAACTATTCACCCTTTTTTAGATGGGAATGGCAGGATTGGCCGTATTTTAATTCCATTATATTTATATGATGTTGAGTTAATTGATTCTCCTAATTTATTTATAAGTGAAACGTTAGAAAAAGATAAGCACAAATATTATAGATTACTTAATGGAACAAGATCAGAAGATGGTTGGAATGAATGGATAAAGTTTTTCTTAGAGAGTGTAAATAAACAGGCATTGAAGAATATTAATATTGTTGATGAGATTGACAAGCTTTATGAACAAGATTTAGAGAAGACAATGAATTTAATTAATAGTACTAATGTAGTAGATTTAATCAAAAGTATGTTTCAAAGACCTATTTTTGATGTGAAAACAATAAGTGCATTAGCAGGAATTCCAGATTCTACTTGTAGAAGATATCTTTCTATTTTAGAAGAAGAGAGAATTATATATTCTGATAATAAGG
- the qatD gene encoding Qat anti-phage system TatD family nuclease QatD, translating into MNNTELSYLDAHYHLDLSDNPKSMVDKIEKNKVYTIAMTNAPSVFTHTQKLVSNKKFVRAAIGLHPQLAISKKHELDLFNSLLPKTRYVGEIGLDYTKNSLADRDIQIQVFKNILDECAKYGNKVLSVHSRNSAKDVINIIGNDYPGKVILHWYSGGITDLKTAINFGFYFSVNHSMISSQKGKKIISKIPVDRILTETDGPFIKINKKPSCPTDIDIVIKKLAILLDKDIVELKRIILNNLKNLLEG; encoded by the coding sequence GTGAATAATACTGAATTATCATATTTAGATGCTCATTATCATTTAGACCTCTCTGATAATCCTAAAAGTATGGTTGATAAAATTGAAAAAAATAAAGTATATACTATAGCAATGACAAATGCACCATCTGTTTTTACACATACTCAGAAACTAGTATCAAATAAAAAGTTTGTTCGTGCTGCTATTGGATTACATCCACAATTAGCTATTTCTAAAAAACATGAACTTGATTTATTTAATTCATTATTACCTAAGACACGTTATGTAGGAGAGATAGGGTTAGATTATACTAAAAATTCTTTAGCTGATAGAGACATTCAAATTCAAGTTTTTAAAAACATTCTTGATGAATGTGCTAAATATGGTAATAAAGTATTAAGTGTCCATTCTAGAAATAGTGCTAAAGATGTCATAAATATAATAGGAAATGATTACCCAGGAAAAGTAATCTTACATTGGTACAGTGGTGGTATTACTGATTTAAAAACAGCAATAAATTTTGGTTTTTATTTTTCTGTTAATCATTCTATGATTTCTTCACAAAAGGGCAAAAAAATAATATCAAAAATACCAGTAGATAGGATTCTAACAGAAACAGATGGTCCTTTTATTAAAATTAATAAAAAACCAAGTTGTCCAACAGATATTGATATAGTTATTAAAAAATTAGCTATATTACTTGATAAAGATATTGTAGAATTAAAACGTATAATATTGAATAATTTAAAAAATCTACTTGAGGGATAG
- the qatC gene encoding Qat anti-phage system QueC-like protein QatC, producing MKWNIVCRVGKNDNYFPENIDKKKTLIIPLMGNESSDKILEYNTYNIFNKLFNDMGCFPENEAIDLLNASFAVYTADKLILRKLSYDNWTRHLSVSLPVINIELWKNAKETLEEMLSFLSGDKWEFNFRERRKTDIEKVNKCLFEETVNNVSLFSGGLDSFIGVSDLLEKNQGKIALVSHYGTGGDASIAQKQVLNALETEYSKDRIVPFGFYVQPIKLNSKDKSEDSTRSRSFLFLAHGIAVANAFNKNTSLYIPENGLISLNIPLTYSRRGSLSTRTTHPYYLLKLEELLGKLNLTNSIINPYSFYTKGQMIINAQNQDLIKKSIHDTMSCSHPSAGRFKKNSPHEHCGYCVPCIIRRASMYRAGLDDYKKYRIDVLTNPPSESKKSGRDYRAFLMAIERRKIDSNLNFFNILRSGPIMKDHQKYINVYENGMEEVENFLRSNNSE from the coding sequence ATGAAGTGGAATATTGTTTGTAGAGTAGGAAAAAATGATAATTATTTTCCTGAAAATATTGATAAGAAGAAAACATTAATTATTCCTTTAATGGGCAATGAATCTTCTGATAAGATACTTGAATATAATACATATAATATATTTAATAAATTATTTAATGATATGGGATGTTTTCCAGAAAACGAAGCGATAGATCTTTTAAATGCTTCATTTGCAGTATATACTGCTGATAAACTTATACTTAGAAAACTATCATATGATAATTGGACTAGACATTTGAGTGTTAGTTTACCTGTTATTAATATTGAACTTTGGAAAAATGCAAAAGAGACTTTAGAGGAAATGCTTTCATTCTTAAGTGGAGATAAGTGGGAGTTTAATTTTAGAGAAAGAAGAAAGACAGATATAGAGAAAGTTAATAAGTGTCTTTTTGAAGAAACGGTGAATAATGTATCTCTTTTTTCTGGTGGATTAGATTCTTTTATTGGGGTATCAGATTTATTAGAGAAAAATCAAGGAAAAATTGCACTTGTAAGTCATTATGGAACAGGTGGAGATGCAAGTATTGCTCAAAAACAAGTATTGAATGCATTGGAAACAGAATATTCTAAGGATAGGATAGTTCCTTTTGGATTTTATGTACAACCTATTAAATTAAATAGTAAAGATAAAAGTGAAGATAGTACTCGGAGTCGCTCATTTTTATTTTTAGCACATGGTATTGCTGTGGCTAATGCTTTTAATAAAAACACATCACTATATATACCAGAAAATGGACTCATTTCTTTAAATATTCCACTAACTTATTCTAGAAGAGGTAGTTTAAGTACCCGTACAACTCACCCTTATTATCTATTAAAGCTTGAGGAATTGCTTGGTAAATTAAATCTGACTAATAGTATAATTAATCCATATAGTTTTTATACAAAAGGTCAGATGATAATTAATGCCCAAAATCAAGATTTAATAAAAAAATCTATACATGATACCATGTCATGCTCTCACCCTAGTGCTGGTCGGTTTAAAAAAAATAGTCCTCATGAACATTGTGGATATTGTGTTCCATGTATAATAAGGAGAGCGTCAATGTATAGAGCAGGATTAGATGATTATAAAAAATATAGAATTGATGTACTAACTAATCCTCCTTCTGAATCAAAGAAATCAGGAAGAGATTATCGTGCTTTTTTAATGGCTATAGAAAGAAGAAAAATAGATAGTAACTTAAATTTCTTTAATATACTACGTTCTGGTCCAATTATGAAAGATCACCAAAAATATATTAATGTTTATGAAAATGGGATGGAAGAAGTGGAGAATTTTTTAAGGAGTAATAATAGTGAATAA
- the qatB gene encoding Qat anti-phage system associated protein QatB, whose product MYKLEVEHGASRAAISGKTAASNLGDFFSGVINQGIERTLESYGLHHIIGDSVENVFMAIAESLSPKGDSIENSIARQATIDTLAFVYDKYEFEDNNIEKFNSMKEDDIREVLELCIESYIYERWLQELGIRIEKNAISEKQAIRLEMDVKDLVKSSISFDFQDYDLLNINFKDGAGKSIIDNIYKQAYTQLEVIE is encoded by the coding sequence ATGTACAAGCTAGAGGTGGAGCATGGGGCATCAAGGGCTGCTATTTCTGGTAAAACTGCAGCTTCTAATTTAGGTGATTTCTTTTCTGGGGTTATAAATCAAGGTATCGAAAGAACACTAGAGTCATATGGATTACATCATATTATTGGTGATTCAGTAGAGAATGTTTTTATGGCAATTGCAGAAAGTCTTAGTCCTAAAGGGGACAGTATTGAAAATAGTATTGCAAGGCAAGCAACAATTGATACATTAGCTTTTGTATATGATAAATATGAATTTGAAGATAATAATATAGAAAAATTTAACTCTATGAAAGAAGATGATATAAGAGAAGTTTTAGAATTATGTATAGAATCTTATATTTATGAGCGTTGGCTACAAGAATTAGGAATTCGTATAGAGAAAAATGCTATTTCAGAAAAACAAGCTATAAGGCTAGAAATGGATGTTAAAGATTTAGTAAAATCATCAATTTCCTTTGACTTTCAAGATTATGATTTATTAAATATTAACTTTAAAGATGGTGCAGGCAAAAGTATTATTGATAACATATATAAGCAAGCATATACACAATTAGAGGTGATAGAATGA
- a CDS encoding KAP family P-loop NTPase fold protein yields the protein MWHDNKTNIDLLDFEHLVAPITQIIHNRTLLPCTIGVYGDWGSGKSSLLKMVEEDLKEDEDVLCISFNGWLFEDYDDAKSALMGTILDEIESKRTITEKGKDIIGRLFKQIDWMRFAGMATKQAISFATMGPAGLALTGLSDFSNILEKTKDLATEKANSFDEKQIAEVISKSMGGGKRLRKGIREFHCDFGKLLEETKIKTLVVFIDDLDRCTPDTIIETLEAIRLFLFAEQTVFVIGADERLVKYAVRRRFPEIPGESVDIGREYLEKLIQFPIRIPQLSRFEIETYINLLFTKLNLQDQKDQFEDIRSKVLDRKKESLYEVAFNYGVAKEITPDFYSDLEESLMLSEQIAPILASGLNGNPRQCKRFLNTLLMRIEMAKTREINLEKRKLAKLMILEYFKPEWFKELANLQSNNEGRPEKIKKLEEFLLQKEHPKDEDNAEEQDEPLDIEKNIILGFLILG from the coding sequence ATGTGGCATGATAACAAAACTAATATTGATTTGCTTGATTTTGAACATCTTGTTGCTCCGATTACCCAGATAATACATAATAGAACTTTATTACCTTGTACAATTGGAGTATATGGAGATTGGGGAAGCGGTAAATCTAGCTTATTGAAAATGGTAGAAGAGGATTTAAAAGAAGATGAAGATGTTTTATGTATTTCTTTTAACGGTTGGTTGTTTGAAGATTATGATGATGCTAAATCAGCATTAATGGGAACTATTTTAGATGAAATTGAGAGTAAAAGAACTATTACAGAAAAGGGAAAAGATATTATTGGTCGTTTATTTAAACAAATTGATTGGATGAGATTTGCTGGAATGGCAACAAAACAAGCTATTTCTTTTGCTACAATGGGACCTGCTGGGTTAGCTCTAACTGGCTTATCAGATTTTTCTAATATTTTAGAAAAAACTAAAGATTTAGCTACAGAAAAAGCAAATAGTTTTGACGAGAAGCAAATAGCAGAAGTTATATCTAAATCTATGGGAGGAGGAAAAAGATTACGTAAAGGAATAAGAGAATTTCATTGTGACTTCGGTAAGTTATTAGAAGAAACAAAAATTAAAACATTAGTAGTTTTTATTGATGATTTGGATCGTTGTACTCCAGACACTATTATTGAAACTTTAGAAGCAATTAGATTATTTTTATTTGCAGAACAAACTGTTTTTGTAATAGGAGCTGATGAAAGACTAGTTAAATATGCTGTGAGACGTCGTTTTCCAGAAATACCTGGAGAAAGTGTAGATATAGGTAGAGAATATTTAGAAAAATTAATTCAATTTCCTATAAGAATACCTCAGCTTAGTCGGTTTGAGATTGAAACATATATTAATCTCTTGTTTACTAAGTTAAACTTGCAAGATCAAAAAGATCAGTTTGAAGATATTAGAAGTAAAGTTTTAGATAGAAAAAAAGAATCACTTTATGAAGTAGCATTCAATTATGGAGTAGCAAAAGAAATTACACCAGATTTTTATTCGGATTTAGAGGAATCTCTTATGCTTTCGGAACAAATTGCTCCTATTTTAGCCTCTGGTTTAAATGGTAACCCAAGGCAATGTAAACGATTTTTAAATACTTTATTAATGAGAATTGAGATGGCTAAAACTAGGGAAATTAATCTTGAAAAAAGAAAACTTGCCAAATTAATGATTTTAGAATATTTTAAACCCGAATGGTTTAAGGAGTTAGCAAATCTTCAATCAAATAATGAAGGTAGACCAGAAAAAATAAAAAAATTGGAAGAATTCTTACTTCAAAAAGAACATCCTAAGGATGAAGATAATGCTGAAGAACAGGATGAACCACTTGATATAGAAAAAAATATAATTCTTGGCTTTCTGATTCTTGGATGA
- a CDS encoding AIPR family protein produces MIKELIDNEIKSFIELNNLKLKDFSTEFEYFSAKNVLKGNNFTINDLANGIVDGGGDEGIDSIYCIIDEDILDQSNSSFDDIYSLLNKSSIVRVIIIQSKAETGFKEKVVNGIKRGIECIFDKDFDLSNEKFKKQAKMIRNLYFAHNKKGCKEKITLEMYYCTKANNKDNALNNDRVVREKNNVCKYVENQYMKPKFEFLGCNELLDICKKPVKYRKTLKNLKKFDYPKRKDNIVEGCICLVNVKEYLEFITDDNKVIEDKIFEENIRDYQGNSKDVNKAIIQTIRTDCEKFWCMNNGITIIAYDVDPLENEVSMSNYQIVNGCQTSYAIYETLKEIDEEELDKLDFELVVKIIEIKKDEEGNWDEDLVLNIIKSTNSQIEIKDFAFESNRPIHKRIEQYFKMLEKPLYYERKPQFYERRGYAKSRILNPKELFKAYYSIYYKEASVVRNNVSMYFEKNKDKVFNTNINLEYYGISYIIYNTVSNKLIELKGNENYESDKIINFIINNGLLHISRVVFSLLNGGDLKLTNLKRSDVTKCVNPNVYNEIFSDNLQIEDVMDVAIQIIKSAILEVNKDKQDSLERIMKVSLLDDTITKKLVKYHEEKTDTQISLELPTKYILSRLQRHVRNYDEIFKNISKNGDKRYYFKNRLNDYIYFLNMYSKQLALNLNDLITLLKDIRAIVNENNRESRIDCAKEILNTNDTIRKRLLKANV; encoded by the coding sequence ATGATTAAAGAATTAATAGATAATGAAATTAAATCGTTTATAGAATTAAATAATCTTAAGTTAAAGGACTTTTCAACAGAATTTGAATATTTTTCAGCTAAAAATGTATTAAAAGGAAATAATTTTACTATTAATGATTTAGCAAATGGTATTGTAGATGGAGGAGGAGATGAAGGGATAGATTCAATCTATTGTATTATTGATGAAGATATTTTAGATCAATCTAATTCTTCTTTTGATGATATATATAGTTTATTGAATAAGAGTTCTATAGTAAGAGTTATTATAATTCAATCTAAAGCAGAGACTGGTTTTAAAGAAAAAGTAGTAAATGGAATAAAAAGGGGTATCGAATGTATATTTGATAAAGATTTTGATTTATCAAATGAAAAGTTTAAAAAACAAGCAAAAATGATACGAAATTTATATTTTGCTCACAATAAGAAGGGTTGCAAGGAAAAAATTACATTAGAAATGTATTATTGCACAAAAGCAAATAACAAAGATAATGCTTTAAATAATGATAGAGTTGTGAGAGAAAAAAATAATGTTTGTAAATATGTAGAAAATCAATATATGAAACCTAAATTTGAATTTTTGGGATGTAATGAATTGCTAGACATATGTAAGAAACCGGTTAAGTATAGAAAAACTTTAAAAAATTTAAAGAAATTTGATTATCCTAAGAGGAAAGATAATATAGTAGAAGGATGTATTTGCTTAGTTAATGTAAAAGAATATTTAGAATTTATTACAGATGATAATAAGGTGATTGAAGATAAAATTTTTGAAGAAAATATAAGAGATTACCAAGGGAATTCAAAAGATGTTAATAAGGCAATTATTCAAACAATTAGAACTGATTGTGAAAAATTTTGGTGTATGAATAATGGAATTACTATAATTGCATACGATGTAGATCCACTTGAAAATGAAGTTAGTATGTCTAATTATCAAATTGTAAACGGATGTCAAACCTCTTACGCTATTTATGAAACTTTAAAGGAAATTGATGAAGAAGAATTGGACAAGCTTGATTTTGAATTAGTTGTTAAAATTATTGAAATAAAAAAAGATGAAGAAGGTAATTGGGATGAAGATCTTGTGTTGAATATAATAAAATCTACAAATTCTCAAATTGAAATTAAAGATTTTGCCTTTGAATCTAATAGACCTATTCACAAAAGAATTGAGCAATATTTCAAAATGCTTGAAAAACCACTATATTATGAAAGAAAACCTCAATTTTATGAAAGAAGAGGATATGCGAAATCTCGTATATTAAATCCTAAAGAATTATTTAAAGCTTATTATAGTATTTATTACAAAGAAGCATCTGTTGTAAGAAATAATGTAAGTATGTATTTTGAAAAAAACAAAGATAAAGTTTTTAATACCAACATCAATTTAGAGTATTATGGAATATCATACATTATATACAATACAGTATCTAACAAATTAATTGAGTTGAAGGGTAATGAAAATTACGAATCAGATAAAATTATAAATTTCATAATAAATAATGGTTTATTACATATTAGCAGGGTCGTATTTTCATTATTAAATGGAGGAGATTTGAAACTTACTAATTTAAAAAGATCAGATGTTACTAAATGTGTAAATCCAAATGTCTATAATGAAATTTTTTCAGATAATCTTCAAATTGAAGATGTAATGGATGTAGCAATACAAATAATAAAGTCTGCAATTTTAGAAGTAAATAAAGATAAACAAGATTCTCTTGAAAGAATAATGAAAGTATCATTATTAGATGATACAATTACTAAAAAATTAGTAAAATATCATGAGGAAAAAACAGATACACAAATATCATTAGAATTACCTACAAAATATATACTTAGCCGTTTACAAAGACATGTGCGAAATTATGATGAAATATTTAAGAATATATCTAAGAATGGTGATAAAAGATATTATTTTAAAAACAGGTTAAATGATTATATTTATTTTTTAAATATGTATTCAAAACAACTAGCTCTTAATCTAAATGATTTAATAACTTTATTAAAAGATATAAGAGCAATTGTTAATGAAAATAATCGTGAATCACGTATAGATTGTGCAAAAGAGATTCTTAATACTAATGATACAATCAGAAAAAGATTACTAAAAGCAAACGTATAA
- a CDS encoding TrmH family RNA methyltransferase: MINKIDKLKNPLVQEARELSSSKKRILKNKIQLRSLEQLIWAKYAGLKIKSIFISEDQNVDDYSGFSSPIYQTSNGILKKITETNYLIPCVGVAEATPNNDDFDDFVLLLDDVKDHGNIGTIIRTGKAYGINDFITTNDDFDPYIPKTIDASRGTAFKVNFKRYKTPQTAVAFLKEKGYQIVATSPYGKSLQSTVELDKKPIALVIGNESAGVCNEVLEAADHIVQIPMHTGVESLNVGVATGISIYELRLKEVLTMLAEKIISSLGREVSVTSKLIRRAFDIKLKEISEFSGDQIIFLMVLKRKSQMNEEQIEEQFGYFGDRMEKFISPLYENKLIKKEYEEIEITKAGEDLLAKLWPIHEKTENILLEGLTGEERKNLKSYLEKIQQNCIKIMKYEA; encoded by the coding sequence ATGATAAACAAGATTGATAAATTAAAAAACCCGTTAGTCCAAGAAGCAAGAGAATTATCAAGTAGTAAGAAAAGAATTCTTAAAAATAAAATACAATTGCGCAGTTTGGAGCAGTTGATATGGGCTAAATATGCTGGACTTAAGATAAAGAGTATCTTTATCAGTGAAGATCAAAATGTAGATGATTATAGTGGTTTCTCATCTCCTATTTATCAAACTTCCAATGGGATTTTAAAGAAGATTACTGAAACAAATTATTTAATTCCTTGTGTTGGAGTGGCTGAAGCTACCCCTAATAATGATGATTTTGATGACTTTGTTCTATTATTAGATGATGTTAAAGACCATGGGAATATAGGAACTATAATTAGAACTGGCAAGGCATATGGAATTAATGATTTTATTACAACTAATGATGATTTTGATCCTTATATACCTAAAACTATTGATGCTTCTCGTGGAACTGCTTTTAAAGTAAACTTCAAGCGATATAAAACTCCACAAACAGCAGTTGCTTTTTTGAAAGAAAAAGGATATCAAATAGTTGCTACAAGCCCTTATGGAAAATCATTACAATCTACAGTTGAGTTGGATAAAAAGCCGATAGCTTTAGTAATTGGCAATGAGAGTGCGGGGGTTTGTAATGAAGTTTTAGAAGCCGCTGACCATATTGTTCAAATACCAATGCATACAGGAGTTGAATCTCTTAATGTAGGAGTGGCTACTGGAATTAGTATTTATGAATTAAGATTAAAGGAGGTTTTAACAATGTTAGCAGAAAAGATTATATCTAGTTTAGGAAGAGAAGTTAGTGTGACTTCAAAGCTGATTAGAAGAGCTTTTGATATTAAATTAAAGGAGATAAGTGAGTTTAGTGGGGATCAGATCATATTTTTAATGGTATTAAAAAGAAAGTCGCAGATGAATGAAGAGCAGATTGAGGAGCAGTTTGGATATTTTGGAGATAGGATGGAAAAGTTCATTAGTCCTTTATATGAAAATAAATTAATCAAAAAAGAGTATGAAGAGATTGAAATTACTAAGGCTGGAGAAGATTTATTGGCAAAATTATGGCCTATCCATGAGAAAACTGAAAATATATTATTAGAAGGTTTAACAGGAGAAGAGAGAAAAAATCTAAAAAGTTATTTGGAAAAGATTCAACAAAACTGCATAAAAATAATGAAGTATGAAGCTTAA